Sequence from the Vanessa tameamea isolate UH-Manoa-2023 chromosome 4, ilVanTame1 primary haplotype, whole genome shotgun sequence genome:
AAGCTAATAGCGGTCCAGCCAAGTCAAGTCTTTTATTTCCATAATGATCTCTGTCATCAAGTTCACGACGACCTAAGGCAGCTAACAGTAGTCTGTGGACCATATACCCTAAGAAATAAGCTTTTTTAGTTTCACAGAAATCTGAAACTCCAACATGCGGTAACATTTCTTTTTGCAAAATTTCTCTTGCATATTTAATACGCCTTTCTTTAGTGACTCCCGGTCGAGCACCTCTAGCACCAATAAAGCTCAAGGCAACATTTTGTTCTTGTATAACAAAAGCCTCATCTAATGAAGGCTTTACCATTTCCATCATTTCTGGATCatcaaaatcataaattatatgttcCAAAATATCTCTATCAGCAACAAAACCGAGAGCTCTAAACACAATCATAATTGGTATTTCTTGTTTAATGTATGGTACAATTGCAACAATTCTTTGTCCAATAGCTgactttttaatactttgtcCCCCTCTTGCCATCATATTGACCCACAGAGTCGACGTTGGTCGAGAACTATGTTCAAGACATGAACGAATCTCAGTTTTATATGCATATTTGCCACCTTGCATACTAAACACATATACAGTATTGGTGGCCATTTTCTCTTGAGCAATTAAAACTTTCTCAGATCCGTTGATTATGAAATAACCACCAGGGTCTAATGGACATTCGTTTAATTCGGTTAAATCACGATCCGTCAAATTGCTTAACAAACAGTATGTTGACCTTAGCATGATAGGAATTTTgccaataaatgttttttgatgTTGAGTTTCAATTGGATCTTCATTTTCTTTAACAATCGTTTTTGTAATATCGACATATAAAGGAGCAGAGTAAGTTAAATTTCGTAACCGCGCTTCATTAGGCATCATAGGAGACGGGGCACCATCTTTTTCCCAATGAGTTGGCTTAGAAAGATAAATTTGGTCAaactttaaatgatattttggaGGAGTTTCAATTTCACCAGAAGAATGTTGAGCTTCAGCTTGAAGTTCTATTGGAGGTGAATCTTCAACTATGCGCTGAACGGACATTTGAATAAACTCGTCAAAACTATCTAGCTGCTGCCTAACCAAGCCTTTTTCATCAAAATAAGCGTTGATTACTATCCAACAGGCTTCTTGCCAGAGCTCAGAAGAGATTTCTTCGACTTCTTCCTCTTCATACTGATCATCCTCCGTGTCATACATGttggaaattatatataaattactgttCCACTTTTCGTATGGATTTATAGAGTAAACGatgtttatatcatttattttttatacataatttcatcGACCTTACGTATGGTATACTTTAtttgtgaattaattattttgcgtTGTTATGAGTagtaatttactaataaataatacgcGTTGCAGAGCGCCCAACAACGCTTCACAATTAAAATGGCGTTTCTCTTTGTCACTATAACAGACTAAAATATTAACGCTGtcacagattatatatataaataattatattacagaaaaaaCTGATAACTAGGGCATAGGCTTAAAAAACCGATAAATGCAAAAGAATTtggaaagtataaaatataacattgatttattaaaaataaattaaatttcacatcCTGTTTtaccttaaaatttatatttacaatttaaatatgtacctttgtattaaaaagttcataacaatgaagattttttttcttataattcaaaaataaaaagaaaacttagacttacaattataaaaaggcagttattaatttagtttaaaaatatataataggtaagttactaataatattgttgtatgaaatgatgtaacatatttttggaaattatatttatagcttaagtttttttacatttacatatatacatcgtgcatatataatttctaatattgatcaatattttaACCGCATGTTTAAATTACactaactaatatttaattatatcaatctttttcatattattttaaacggtGTCTTTTTTATTCACGGTAGTTCTCATCCTCGTCTTTAATTTTGGCAAAACAAGATTTGTACAtcactaattttgttttttggcTTTTTTCATGATGTTTTGTTGAAGATTACATTTTATCACAATTAtgaatcatttatgttttttgtgtaattttcaATTTGGACAAtagtattaacatattttttttaaattatggatTCTTCGAGAAGAAGTAACTCTGACGGTCAACGATGTATCCTGGGTTTGCAAGATTTGAAAATATCCAACAAAGACGAAAATGATACTGAGCAAGCGCACTCTGCCTCGACGTCTAACACCAGTGCCCAAGTAAAGGCTAGACCCGTTGGCGCGATAGAGAGTTTTACATTAGATAATGCTCCTATTAATCGTCAAGATTACAGTTTTTACGAACGTTCAAATGTAATAGCAGCATCGAAATTCGCTACCCCTAAGCGTGTAGAGACCATCGCATCAATCAATAAACGTGATATAAACACTACAGCACTCCCAGCTAGCCCTACGCGATCTATAGATTCCATTTCACAAAGATCACTTAGTTATCAAACGgaagatttatatgaaataccaGGGAATAATAATGTTCAATATCCTCCCCCTGTGTACGAAAATATAGACTATTATGGAGAGCAACAGCTGACTCAGCCCCCTTATTACCACCAACTTTATCAAAATCCTCCATTAGCGTCTGAAGGGTATTATAACACTCGGTACAGTAAAGCTCAACCTCAGGTGCCTGTTAATAGTAAACCTAAATCAAGTCCATTGGTGTATGAAAACATGCTGTGTCCagaaaatgaaaagaaaaatgaatataaagtcCAGCCTAATCTGGATCAGCAGTTTATTCAACAAGGCTCAGTTCCAGGACCACAGGTGGCTAACAGTACTTTGAACAGAAACAGTTCACTTAAATTGATAAATGATAAAAGTAAACCAGATCGAGTGCCGCCTCCACCACCATATAATCCATCAGCTGATAACTCTAGTAGTGATTATACAGTTATGAAATCAGCTCCTCCTAAGTATACAGATGTCAGTTctcttttgaaaaataaaaattctgtgAGTTTTGATGACAAAGTGGTTACAATTCCTTCAACAGCAATTTATGCTTCAATTGCACCAAGTGCGCAAAGACCAAAAGCAAATATTGCCACTGAAGTTCAGGGGCCTGTGTCTGCCCCCAAGTATTTTCATCCTAAACCACCAGTAGGGAATGGATTAGCAAAAGTGAAACCAGCATCTATTAATGGAAACTATGGCGCAAGCCCAAAACCTATTCCTACCCGGATGCAAATAGTTGAAGACACTAATGGCTCTGACTATGTTTGTATGACAGGTGGGTCTCCTGCTGCAGCCGTTGCTGCAGCAAATAAAGACAATGTATCATTAGCATCAGAAACGATTAGTTCACGCAATATGGTTTCTGGACTGACATTATGTTCACCAGCTCAGTCTCCTGCCCCTAGTCCTACTCCCAGTTCGGTCTCTCAAGTATCAGGGGGTTCTAGAGGTTCTGGTGGGCGTGGTAAAAGCTTGCTTCCATACAGTATTACTCCACCTAGGCCACCTGGTCCAAGTGAAGCGCAACGTAAAATAGAAGAGCTCACTCGGCAACTTGAAGAAGAAATGGAAAGGCAGGATGAAGAAGGAGAATATTTTGGTATAAGAAACTTTAGTATTtgtttatacacaaataatctttactatatgtttaataattatgattttcttaacaattttcaatttaagGTATATGTCATACATGTGGAGCTGGTGTGACAGGTGCTGGGCAGGCATGTCAAGCTATGGGGAATCTTTACCATACTAACTGTTTTATCTGTTGTTCCTGTGGAAGAGCATTACGTGGCAAGGCATTTTACAATGTCCATGGCAAGGTGTACTGTGAAGAAGATTATTTGGTTAGTTGGCTTTGCTTTGTGACACATTAcactatacatttatataattagtaagaaCTTTcagtaaaaattgtattgtaaattgtGATTGCAGTATTCGGGATTTCAACAAACTGCTGAAAAATGTGCAATATGTGGTCATCTTATAATGGAGATGGTAAGTTGATACATTAAAATGTGAGTTCACTAACCTCAGATATCATGCAGAATGTGTCAAGACATATCATATTTAACAATGACTTTGTATGTGAGTGTAGTCTACTAATTATTCAATATCTGCATACAATAGATTGTATGCAGATATTGAATAAGTTGGTGGTTCATTTATAATCctcaaaatgaaatgaaattagtttcttttataaaatttgtagtgTGACATTAGTGTTGACCGCTGCCTATAGGACAACATGGCCAATGggtcaccaaccttgagaaataagttgttatatcccttgtatttataattacactgCCCCACCCTTCattggaacacaaaaatattgagtGATTCgctgtagaatatatgatgagtggttggtaactacccagatgggattgcaaaaagccctaccagcatgtaaataaatgtaccaAGCACTAATATTACAGATTACAGTAATACTAAAGGACAGTGCAGAATTGTACTTatctcatattaaatttaatcatttgattaattaatttcagcaatatattatcatattaaatcttTGTGACTTTATTTAGAATTTccttattcatttatatttgttgtttacAGATATTACAAGCTATGGGTAAATCATACCATCCAGGATGTTTTCGGTGCTGCATTTGTAATGAGTGTCTTGATGGGGTTCCCTTCACAGTTGACgttgataataaaatctattgtgTTAATGACTATCATCGTATGTTTGCACCAAAATGTGCCAGCTGTGGTAAAGGTTAGTATgttaccaataaatataataaataataatatttggtagattgttactttttattcaattaacataACTGTTGTTAATGGTATcattgtatgtatatactagTACtactagtttttaaattttagtacattattataaattccaataataataaattataataataatgattattctAATTCACCCATATAAAACTGCAGGTATAACACCAGTGGAAGGAACTGATGAAACAGTTCGGGTTGTCTCAATGGATCGTGACTTCCATGTAGATTGTTATATGTGCTGCTTTTGTGGAATGCAACTAACTGATGAACCTGATAAACGCTGCTATCCCCTAGCTggtaattatgaaaatttaattaatacttatatttaaatgtaatatcaagctaatttatttaaaaaacagcaCCAATATATGTTTCGTATTTATGATGTcctttgtattgtttaattaattccaAGATATGCAAAATTTGAGCAAGAGtatgaatagttttttattctttacttctTAGACAAGATTTAAAAGCATCACTAGttgtacatactattaatagtatttaaaaaagtgctcttaactttaattaatttaattacttttaggAAAACTAATGTGTCGTGTATGCCACCTGTCTGCCATTGGAGCCTCCACGGGCCCTGGCATGCCACCAGCACCACACCTTTCTCCAGCCTCTTATCAGTATATGGGGTAAACATCACATAAAAAGATTTtggaaattgttattaaaaaatggaCTGTGTGTAAATGTTATTAGTATTACCTTTCTGTTCATTTGGTGATATTGAAATATAGTTACATGGCATACTGAGACTCCTATGATAAGTTGACAATGCAGTTAAATAAGTAGTTGGTAAGCTGAAGCCATTGTAGTATCTTTTAAAGACTTAACATTGATAAAAACTTGTTGTGAGGTGGTTAAGTTACTGTGAGATAAAAACAGCAGGAAAGAGTAtcaaatgtttcatattatttcatgtgttctataaatataataatagctgtcaacattttaaatttcttgattggtagcatatattttattattattgtcaaactTTACGAAATTGAAATGCTCAACAATTTATGACTAAACTCATAATAGAACAAAATATGACTAAGATATTTCTGAGTGAAGTGGTGAAATATATAGCTTTAAAATAGGTTTCTATATGACAGCTTGATAATAGATTAAGAGGAAACGGGATTAATGTTGTTGTAGGGTGAATAGAATGATTGTGAAAAATGAAAGTTAgtagtttgtaataaattaattagaataaaaataattgcatgtCGATTTATAGGTACAAATGATATAATCATAGAGAGCCAGAaatgataaatgtttttgtgataaaaatagTGCATActgaaattttgattttagaaaaataataaattattaataccacTAGAATGGGCTCAAAACAGTAGCATTTTGCATAATACGAAATGTGTATTCAagaaacacatttattttttcattttgtttaatatgtggtaaaatgaaaagtaaaacaatttctatggatttatttctttttttctttgttgcatttactaattatattagatGACAGCACATCTggctttattaataattaatatctatatatcttctttcaatatttatagttttaatcataaaaatagaaGAAGTAATAGCACCATTATAAACATTCCAGTAATGTGCTGTCTTGTTCTGTaggtacttaattataaaaacttagtttatttatctgtacattttgataattgaaatgttttcaatataattcctttcattaaagataattttgttaaataatacttttgtatttatatattttataacaataaataattgataaatttataaaaagtttttcttaATTCCTTTCGTCAATTTGTATtgatctaatataattttaaaggtcacttatatacataacaaacaTAGTGTGGGgttgaagaaaaaaaactgattacaataattaataattttcttttctacattttctttactttattttttatattacgcatTTCTGTTTTATATCTTCGCATTTCATCCATTACATGTGTGCCCTTTTCTTTCAGTTGAGTTTGATAGTGTTGTTTACTTTCATTGAATTTGTCTTGAATATTATCTTTTTGCTCTTGAAAAATTACCTTCATGCGTTCCCTAGAAGGTACAGGTCTTATCCATCCAATGGCTGTCAGCCTGTTTATAGCATAGGTTGTTCCACCTATAACAATGGTtttgtgaaaatttaaaaacaacataacatacaaaacaagtcaaaagttaataaataaatgattttaccaACAGTGACAGCATATCTCAGAGGTGTCACCAACTTATACAGGGCCAGAGCCAGTGCAAAGTACCCTGCACTAGATTCCTTTAAAGGTGACAACAATTTTTCACTAATTCCAACTGTTTCTAACAAGCCTATAACATCTACACcactaaaacaacaaaaaatataattaaaataacacattaaacacaaaagtttttatatcataaagtcAGTCAAGAAAAAAGTGATTTTCAAGAATTTCTATATAAACTTGGTGATATTTTCGGATTAGCAAACAAAAGCACATTTTGGGGTATTATTTGTAAGACTTTATCCTGAAAAACATGACTGATgtcaatataattcaattgatcCAAAGGACACAGGCATATAGcatatgatattatatgtattttttttaatcattgaaatttataatgacaGCTGTCCGAGCACTGGTTGTTTGCTTCTTGGATATCCTTAAAAATTGGGAAATAGGACGACATGATGACATCATATAAAACTTAGTTTACATTCGATAAACTGAATAGTTTTGTCAAGGTCAccttgttatattaatattagagtggatatttaaatatgtttataatattctagAACTATTTTATTACTGCCAAGTTCACTAAtgcatacatataaacaatatttattgtacacacACCATTATAAATATGtgcattaatacttattaataaggTGACCACCTGACCAATTCAGATAGAAATATTGCTCAATAGCTTTCCGAGACACAATAAGCTGTTAGACATTTTATGTGAGTTTAGGTAGACCATTGATATTTCAAGGAAATGTTTTATCTTAGGTGCTTAAGACATTTTGTGGAAAAAGCAcaaaacctaatattttttatatatacttattatcaGTTTCtaccatattattattttttaataaataagcatagatttgtatttcttattagTTATTGTTAAACTGTAGTTGTATTGTTTTTGgtcatcaaaatatttcagtCCTTTGTAAAATGAGAATTAACAGTTTTATGGCATCAGCCACAATGTTTCagattcagattttattttccaATTGTGTTATAGTGTATATTAGTGGATATTAAggcaaatttataatatttgagataaaaaatgaatttataatgtcAAAACAGGAAAATAGCAAAATTAATACAGACCTTCTTACAAAGAAGTAAAAGCCACCAAACCAAATAACCGATGTTGTCATATGTACAGGCAACAGAACGTACCAATAATctttatacatttgtttaaatcttTGTATAACACCAGGCTTTTTTTCTGAATCTTGTGGCGGATTATTTGTAGTTTTGGAACTTTGTGTTGTACATGATCGAAATGGTTTGTAAAGGGTGCTAAGTTCCCTTTCAATTAATAAAGCACttcctttaatattattttgacaacgTATTCCATTGCATAAGTATCTAATGGGatgatttttcttaatattccaTTTTACCGGTTtggttatattttgaaaataaatattatttttatataaaactctaAATGATAGTGCCATActggaacaaaaatatttttgtaagtagCAAAATATCAAACAgtacacatttttataaatattacgccTTTCTTTAACTTTTGCACAATCAAATGATGACTGAACTGATGTTAGATGACGTCTGGATTTTGTCTTCTTATTCTGACGTTTGTCAAGTTGACAGCTTGTAAAAATGTGATGTGCTGTGCAGTTCATGCAAAAACAACTGTTTACTTACTGTGACTTATTTTTACACAAAGGTAAAATGGAAGGTATTGTTATGACTTACTTTTACAAAAAGGTAATCCGCTTTCCAGGTGCCACACCAGATACCACCGCAAAATGTTGGATTATGTTGAGCGCCCGTGCTCTGTGATCTGATTCTCGTCTACCCTTTTCAattgacagaaaaataaaaggtGTTCATCGAAGTTTTTTCCGTAAAAATTGagcaattatactttttatattttaccagtTTTTATGAACTCCATAAAAAGTTGGCGGGAAGggatttcttttatatttttcaattatctattattacaaaaaaataaactaaaatctaataaaaatataataataaataacagttcaaataataatatatatacatatataaaaaaatatctccttTTAAACGAGAAGattgataatttaatgattttgaagTAAACAATAGATTCTTATAATAGATCGCCTTTATAATTTATCGGACAAAACTGCCGTTTTACTGACTTAGGGCAGTAAACGATCtttagtaacattattattaaaataacaaaaaaataattataatgaattaaaccTTTTAAAAGGAAACAGTTATATTGAGAAGAAAGCTTCGGACTCTCAAAGCTTAAGATCACTCAAGCTATACTACTATCGAATAAGAAAAATCGAGAATGCAATTATTCTTATCCggacattattttttaagattaccGTTCTCTTAAAGTTTACTACCACTTGCTTACTTATTAgaataaacaagaaataatttCGATTgatttgaaactattttaattacaaaattaattaattagagacctgatggattaacattggttccctgggaacgaggacATACCCTAGTATAggacgctacatgcgttgacacgttggccccgtctcatatccgagctgaagcaaaaaaaaagatctaaatattcgtgtcttatatCAAATCACTTTTTTGTcacatttgctgtcgaaacacttggcccttggagtaatggt
This genomic interval carries:
- the LOC113394307 gene encoding LIM domain-containing protein jub → MDSSRRSNSDGQRCILGLQDLKISNKDENDTEQAHSASTSNTSAQVKARPVGAIESFTLDNAPINRQDYSFYERSNVIAASKFATPKRVETIASINKRDINTTALPASPTRSIDSISQRSLSYQTEDLYEIPGNNNVQYPPPVYENIDYYGEQQLTQPPYYHQLYQNPPLASEGYYNTRYSKAQPQVPVNSKPKSSPLVYENMLCPENEKKNEYKVQPNLDQQFIQQGSVPGPQVANSTLNRNSSLKLINDKSKPDRVPPPPPYNPSADNSSSDYTVMKSAPPKYTDVSSLLKNKNSVSFDDKVVTIPSTAIYASIAPSAQRPKANIATEVQGPVSAPKYFHPKPPVGNGLAKVKPASINGNYGASPKPIPTRMQIVEDTNGSDYVCMTGGSPAAAVAAANKDNVSLASETISSRNMVSGLTLCSPAQSPAPSPTPSSVSQVSGGSRGSGGRGKSLLPYSITPPRPPGPSEAQRKIEELTRQLEEEMERQDEEGEYFGICHTCGAGVTGAGQACQAMGNLYHTNCFICCSCGRALRGKAFYNVHGKVYCEEDYLYSGFQQTAEKCAICGHLIMEMILQAMGKSYHPGCFRCCICNECLDGVPFTVDVDNKIYCVNDYHRMFAPKCASCGKGITPVEGTDETVRVVSMDRDFHVDCYMCCFCGMQLTDEPDKRCYPLAGKLMCRVCHLSAIGASTGPGMPPAPHLSPASYQYMG
- the LOC113394313 gene encoding uncharacterized protein C18orf19 homolog A — protein: MALSFRVLYKNNIYFQNITKPVKWNIKKNHPIRYLCNGIRCQNNIKGSALLIERELSTLYKPFRSCTTQSSKTTNNPPQDSEKKPGVIQRFKQMYKDYWYVLLPVHMTTSVIWFGGFYFFVRSGVDVIGLLETVGISEKLLSPLKESSAGYFALALALYKLVTPLRYAVTVGGTTYAINRLTAIGWIRPVPSRERMKVIFQEQKDNIQDKFNESKQHYQTQLKEKGTHVMDEMRRYKTEMRNIKNKVKKM